From the Actinopolymorpha singaporensis genome, the window CGGCGGCGTGCTGGACGGCGTACTGCATGGTGATCTGGCCGGCGTACTGGATGGTGACCTGGACGGCGGTCTGTATTGCCCGTCGTACGGGTACCAATGGACGCACGCGGTCCTGACCACGGACGCCGCGGCACCCGCCTGCCCGCGCGACTGGCTGGTCGCGGGGCAGGCGCTGCAGCGGGTCCTGCTGGTGGCGGCCCGGCACGGCCTGGCCGGCTCGGCGTTCGACGGGCTCGACGCGCTGGACGGGCAGCTGGGCGGGCTGGACGGGCTGGGCGAGTTCGACGGCTCGGTGGGTTGGCCGGGCAGGCTCGGGCCGTCGCGCCCACGGTGGGCGGACAGGCCCGCTCAGGTGGGGCTACGGCTCGGTTGGGGACCGTCGATCGCGCGTACGCCTCCCCGTCCGCTCACGGATTTCGTGGCCGACGACCTGTGCTCGTGAACCGGTGAAGGCGCAGGCCGACCTGTCGGTCAGGTCAGGCCCTTCGCGGCCGCCCACTGCTTCGCGACCTCCCACAGGTGGCTGTCGTCAGCGGTGCCGGGGTTGGGGTCCGGCTTCGGGCCGGGGTCTGGTGGCGGGACCAGGGCCCAGGTCGGCACGGTGACGTCACCCTGCTGGGACAACAGCCACTTCAGGTCGGCGGACTTCAGGTAGCCGATCCCGTCGACTCCCCAGCTCGTACCCCAGGAGTTGGTGAGGGTGTAGGTGCTGGTGTCCACGTCCAGCCCGTTCACCACGAGTTCGTGCCCACCGGCGATCCCGGAGGAGCGGTCGACCGGGATCAGTCCCTCGGAGTCGGGCTCGAACATGCTGTTAAGCCACGGAATACCGATCATGACCGGCGCCGACTGCAGCGCGGCGTTCATCGCGTCCAGGCTGAACGCGTGCTGGTACGACGTGGCCAACTCCAGAGCCTTCAGCGCCTTGGCCACACCCAGCCCGGACGATCCGGTGTCGTCGGGCGGGTAACTACCGGGGAACTCGTCCAGCTGAGTCGCCAGCGAGTACAGGCGTACGGCGAAGTCCTCGTCCAGGGGGTACGAACCCGCGGTGAAGGTTCCGTGGGACGCGGCGGCTGCCGCCGCGGTGATGTCGACCTTCACCAGACCCTGCCGCGCCGTGGAGTCGGTGCCGACGAGTCCGGTGGCGGCGTTTCCCGTGCAGTTGTGAACGCCGATGCCCTCGGCGACATACGACTCGTCGCCTTCAACGGAAAGGTTGTAGACAGGCCCCACGTAGTCCTCGACGCGCAGTTCCCGCACCTTACGCCAGACTGCGTCTCCGTCTCCCGGCATTGCCCAGGTCCGCTCGGCATGGTGACCGTCCATCGTGGCTGCCGCACTGCTGCGGCGCTGTTCTGGGGCGATTTACGCCAGTCGATCACTGGGTGCCTGCCGGTGGCTTGCGCTATGTCGTACATCGCAAGAGCCAGGTCTCTGCTTATCGTGACACCTTCACGCGAGCCATCACGTCGGTGGTGTCCATCCCCATCGAGCCAGCCGTCGAGCATGGCCGTCAGGAACTCCTTCGCACCACCCATCAGTGCATCGTGTGGCCTCTTGAGGCCACTGCCGTTGCCACAGAGCCCGGAGAGCAGCAACGACCAGCCTGTTCCGTGAAGGGTGACATTGATCGAGTTGTTGAGACGATGAGCGATGTGTGCCTCAACTCCCCACACGCCTTTGATGAGTTGCGCGGTCTCGGCGACGAGCGTGTCGGCCTCATGCTTTGCGAACGTCCATCGCGCCTTCGAGGCGTCACAGGACCCTTCGGCGAGAAACAGTCCCAGCAGACGGCCGGTGGGGGCATCGAGCGTGATCTTCTCGGGAAGCGCGTTGGCGTCCAGTTTCAGACCCTTGCGGCCGGGCAACCCG encodes:
- a CDS encoding C1 family peptidase; this translates as MKVDITAAAAAASHGTFTAGSYPLDEDFAVRLYSLATQLDEFPGSYPPDDTGSSGLGVAKALKALELATSYQHAFSLDAMNAALQSAPVMIGIPWLNSMFEPDSEGLIPVDRSSGIAGGHELVVNGLDVDTSTYTLTNSWGTSWGVDGIGYLKSADLKWLLSQQGDVTVPTWALVPPPDPGPKPDPNPGTADDSHLWEVAKQWAAAKGLT